In one window of Agrobacterium larrymoorei DNA:
- a CDS encoding NAD(P)H-dependent flavin oxidoreductase, with amino-acid sequence MLPSILKDNLRLPVIASPLFIISHPELTLAQCKAGVVGAFPALNARPESQLDEWLAMMTEELAAHNAANPDRPAAPFAVNQIVHMSNKRLEHDLGLCVKYKVPIVISSLGAVPEVNAAIHSYGGIVLHDVINNRHANSAIRKGADGLIAVATGAGGHAGTLSPFALVQEIREWFDGPLLLAGAIANGGAILAAQAMGADMAYIGSPFIATTEARATDAHKQAIVDAQANDIVYSNYFTGVHGNYLKASILASGMDPDNLPVADPSKMDFAAASTGAKAWKDIWGAGQGVGAVKAVEPVSALVDRLAAEYQSAKARLLNL; translated from the coding sequence ATGCTGCCGTCCATTCTCAAGGACAATCTTCGTCTGCCGGTCATCGCATCGCCGCTTTTCATCATTTCGCACCCCGAATTGACGCTGGCGCAGTGCAAGGCGGGCGTCGTGGGTGCGTTCCCCGCCCTCAATGCGCGGCCCGAAAGCCAGCTGGACGAATGGCTGGCCATGATGACCGAAGAACTGGCAGCACACAATGCGGCAAACCCGGACCGCCCGGCGGCGCCCTTTGCCGTGAACCAGATCGTGCACATGTCCAACAAGCGGCTGGAACATGATCTGGGGCTGTGCGTGAAATACAAGGTGCCGATCGTGATTTCGTCTCTCGGTGCGGTGCCGGAGGTCAACGCCGCGATCCATTCCTATGGCGGCATCGTTCTGCATGACGTCATCAACAACCGCCACGCCAACTCCGCTATTCGCAAGGGCGCGGATGGCCTGATCGCGGTTGCGACCGGCGCTGGCGGCCACGCGGGAACGCTGTCTCCGTTTGCGCTGGTGCAGGAAATCCGCGAATGGTTCGATGGGCCTCTGCTTCTTGCGGGCGCGATTGCCAATGGCGGCGCGATCCTTGCGGCACAGGCCATGGGCGCGGACATGGCCTATATCGGCTCACCCTTCATCGCCACGACGGAAGCCCGCGCTACCGATGCCCATAAGCAGGCCATCGTCGATGCGCAGGCCAATGACATTGTTTACTCCAACTATTTTACCGGCGTGCACGGCAACTACCTGAAAGCCTCGATCCTCGCCTCAGGCATGGACCCAGACAACCTGCCCGTGGCCGACCCCTCCAAGATGGACTTCGCCGCCGCCTCGACCGGCGCAAAGGCATGGAAAGACATTTGGGGCGCGGGCCAAGGCGTGGGCGCGGTGAAAGCCGTAGAACCCGTGTCCGCTCTGGTCGACCGGCTGGCCGCGGAATATCAAAGCGCAAAAGCCCGCCTGCTCAACCTTTGA
- a CDS encoding YqaE/Pmp3 family membrane protein — MDVIRILLAIILPPVGVFLQVGLGLHFWLNILLTLCGYLPGIIHAIWVILRK; from the coding sequence GTGGACGTCATTCGCATTCTTCTCGCCATCATCCTGCCGCCGGTCGGCGTGTTTTTGCAGGTTGGCCTCGGTCTTCATTTCTGGCTCAATATTCTTTTGACGCTGTGCGGCTATCTGCCCGGCATCATTCATGCGATTTGGGTTATTCTGCGTAAGTAG
- the pstC gene encoding phosphate ABC transporter permease subunit PstC has translation MNTSLLLAILALIGIASYVLGTRRAVALAGGRPSSMHSRAGYHGSYVLVWAIIPSALILALWLVISPMIITSSVRAGFPEEIKAQPEAQQSLTYGMVGSIARGLDRLSSEEYAQVKADPATTRALLASKGVAIAGDPEPYMVEAAETLNTLTATSRLAMVAVVLLAALGGAFYALRGIAPRFRARNTVEKVILGALLVASSIAILTTIGIVLSMLTEAIQFFNMVPAHEFFFGTVWDPRFAAAGSTDSSGQFGLIPLLAGTLYIGFVAMLVAVPVGLFSAIYMAEYATPRFRSIAKPLLEVLAGIPTIVYGFFALTTVGPFLRDISAQINGLTTGDYSNFIQAQSVITAGFVMGIMLIPYVSSLSDDIITAVPRALRDGSLGLGATRSETVKKVILPAALPGIVGAILMTASRAIGETMIVVLAAGVAARLQLDPFEPMTTVTVKIVSQLTGDLEFTSPQTLVAFALGITLFAITLCLNIYALYIVRKYREQYE, from the coding sequence ATGAACACATCCCTTCTTTTGGCTATACTGGCGCTGATTGGCATCGCCAGCTACGTGCTCGGCACACGCCGCGCCGTGGCGCTTGCGGGCGGTCGTCCCTCCAGCATGCATTCCCGCGCCGGTTATCACGGCTCGTACGTCCTCGTCTGGGCGATCATTCCCTCGGCGCTCATTCTGGCGCTGTGGCTCGTCATCAGCCCCATGATCATTACGTCTTCGGTTCGTGCCGGTTTCCCCGAGGAGATCAAGGCGCAGCCGGAAGCGCAGCAGAGCCTGACATACGGCATGGTCGGTTCCATTGCGCGCGGTCTCGACCGCCTGTCTTCGGAAGAATATGCGCAGGTCAAGGCCGATCCGGCCACGACACGCGCGCTTCTGGCCTCCAAGGGCGTCGCCATCGCCGGTGATCCAGAGCCCTATATGGTCGAAGCAGCGGAAACGCTGAACACGCTGACGGCAACCAGCCGCCTCGCCATGGTCGCCGTCGTTCTTCTAGCAGCCCTCGGCGGTGCCTTCTATGCGCTGCGCGGCATCGCTCCGCGCTTCCGTGCCCGTAACACGGTGGAGAAGGTCATTCTCGGCGCGCTGCTCGTCGCCTCTTCCATCGCGATCCTGACCACCATCGGCATCGTGCTGTCCATGCTGACGGAAGCGATCCAGTTCTTCAACATGGTGCCAGCGCACGAGTTCTTCTTCGGAACCGTATGGGACCCGCGTTTCGCCGCGGCTGGCTCCACCGATAGCTCCGGTCAGTTCGGCCTCATCCCGCTTCTCGCCGGCACGCTCTATATCGGCTTCGTCGCCATGCTGGTTGCTGTTCCGGTCGGTCTGTTCTCGGCCATCTACATGGCGGAGTATGCCACGCCGCGCTTCCGCTCCATCGCAAAGCCGCTGCTCGAAGTTCTCGCCGGTATCCCGACCATCGTTTACGGCTTCTTCGCGCTCACCACGGTCGGCCCGTTCCTGCGTGACATTTCCGCCCAGATCAACGGCCTGACGACGGGCGATTACTCCAACTTCATCCAGGCACAGAGCGTCATCACCGCAGGCTTCGTCATGGGCATCATGCTGATCCCATACGTCTCCTCGCTGTCGGATGACATCATCACCGCCGTTCCCCGCGCTCTTCGCGATGGTTCGCTCGGTCTCGGTGCCACTCGTTCGGAAACGGTCAAGAAGGTCATCCTTCCCGCCGCTCTGCCAGGCATCGTCGGCGCCATCCTGATGACCGCCTCGCGCGCCATCGGTGAAACCATGATCGTGGTTCTCGCCGCCGGTGTCGCCGCCCGCCTACAGCTCGATCCGTTCGAGCCGATGACGACGGTAACGGTCAAGATCGTCAGCCAGCTGACGGGCGACCTTGAGTTCACCTCGCCGCAGACGCTCGTTGCCTTCGCGCTTGGCATCACCCTCTTTGCCATCACGCTTTGCCTCAATATCTACGCGCTCTACATCGTGCGCAAATACCGGGAGCAGTACGAATGA
- the phoR gene encoding phosphate regulon sensor histidine kinase PhoR, producing MEGDSAFRRYWRRMRSNWLAVLVVSMLAVVALTEFRTPYLPVALWLASIVAIFSINTGSSAKSREEKKQKVEAEPQEAVNPGLIAGVRAGLAVLDTPVFILDQNASVLFENTAAERAFGTLPVGSHISGRLRSPGLLDVIRETIATGTPNQVEHSERLPSERVFIVRIAPADMPQAAGAPFYILSFRDISDLRRIDRMRSDFVANASHELRTPLASLRGFIETMQGPAKEDPKARERFLGIMLDQATRMSRLVDDLMSLSRLELRANIAPDQKVDLVPLLGHVRDSLLPLASDLEVAINLHMPEGPVEITGDRDELVQVFQNLVENACKYGQDGKTVDVFLRAETGQQVEVSVLDKGPGIPAEHVPRLTERFYRVSVADSRSKKGTGLGLAIVKHILTRHRARLIIRSEIDVGTDFTVRF from the coding sequence ATGGAAGGAGATAGTGCATTCCGGCGGTATTGGCGCAGAATGCGCAGCAACTGGCTTGCCGTTCTCGTCGTCTCCATGCTTGCCGTCGTCGCGCTCACGGAATTCCGCACGCCCTATCTGCCGGTTGCCCTGTGGCTGGCCTCGATTGTCGCCATCTTCTCCATCAACACCGGCTCCTCGGCAAAAAGCCGGGAGGAAAAGAAGCAGAAGGTAGAGGCGGAGCCGCAGGAAGCCGTCAATCCGGGGCTGATTGCAGGCGTGCGCGCAGGGCTTGCCGTGCTGGATACGCCCGTCTTCATTCTGGATCAGAATGCCAGCGTGCTGTTTGAAAACACCGCTGCCGAACGTGCCTTCGGCACGCTTCCGGTCGGCTCGCATATTTCCGGTCGCCTGCGCTCTCCCGGTCTTCTCGATGTCATTCGCGAAACCATCGCCACCGGCACGCCAAATCAGGTGGAGCATTCGGAGCGGCTGCCTTCGGAGCGCGTCTTCATCGTCCGCATCGCACCGGCGGATATGCCGCAGGCCGCAGGTGCGCCTTTCTATATCCTCTCCTTCCGCGATATTTCGGATCTGCGCCGCATAGACCGCATGCGTAGCGATTTCGTTGCCAATGCCAGCCATGAACTCAGAACGCCGCTCGCATCGCTGCGCGGCTTCATCGAAACCATGCAGGGACCGGCAAAGGAAGATCCGAAGGCGAGAGAGCGCTTCCTCGGCATCATGCTGGATCAGGCCACCCGCATGAGCCGTCTGGTGGATGACCTCATGTCACTGTCGCGGCTGGAGCTTCGCGCCAACATCGCGCCGGATCAGAAGGTGGATCTGGTGCCGCTTCTCGGCCATGTCCGCGATAGTCTTCTGCCGCTCGCCAGCGATCTCGAAGTCGCGATCAACCTCCATATGCCGGAGGGTCCGGTGGAGATAACGGGTGATCGGGACGAGCTGGTGCAGGTGTTCCAGAACCTTGTCGAGAATGCCTGTAAATATGGTCAGGATGGCAAAACCGTCGATGTTTTCCTGCGCGCGGAAACGGGCCAGCAGGTCGAAGTCAGCGTGCTGGACAAGGGTCCGGGCATTCCCGCAGAGCATGTTCCGCGCTTAACGGAGCGTTTTTATCGCGTCAGCGTCGCCGATAGCAGATCGAAAAAAGGCACCGGGTTGGGGCTTGCCATCGTCAAGCATATCCTCACCCGCCATCGCGCGCGCCTCATCATCCGCTCGGAAATCGATGTGGGCACGGACTTCACCGTGCGTTTTTGA
- the ppk2 gene encoding polyphosphate kinase 2, which yields MSETAKDRSVTLKIDGKERVFNIDDPVLPDWVEDQKLTSGGFPYDKKLDRKEYEEALEALQVELVKVQFWQQATGHRIIALFEGRDAAGKGGSIGAVREYLNPRYARIVALTKPTETERGQWYFQRYIAHFPTAGEFVLFDRSWYNRAGVEPVMGFCTPDEHKRFLKEVPRLEKMLVHEGVHLFKFYLDIGQETQLERFHDRRQSLLKSWKLSDMDIAALTKWDDYTAARDEMLDKTNIDDAPWTVIRANDKRRLRLNLIRHILTSLDYDGKDKKAIGEIDDKILGSGPKFLK from the coding sequence ATGAGCGAAACCGCCAAGGACCGGTCCGTCACACTGAAAATCGACGGCAAAGAGCGCGTCTTCAACATCGACGATCCGGTTCTGCCGGACTGGGTGGAGGACCAGAAGCTGACCTCCGGCGGGTTTCCCTATGACAAGAAGCTTGATCGCAAGGAATATGAGGAAGCGCTAGAGGCTTTGCAGGTTGAACTCGTCAAGGTGCAGTTCTGGCAGCAGGCCACCGGCCACCGCATCATCGCCCTTTTCGAAGGGCGCGACGCGGCTGGCAAGGGCGGCTCGATTGGCGCGGTGCGGGAATATCTGAACCCCCGCTATGCGCGCATCGTGGCGCTGACGAAGCCGACGGAAACAGAGCGCGGCCAATGGTATTTCCAGCGCTACATCGCGCATTTTCCGACGGCCGGAGAATTCGTGCTGTTCGACCGTTCCTGGTATAACCGCGCAGGCGTGGAGCCCGTGATGGGGTTCTGCACGCCGGACGAACACAAACGCTTCCTTAAGGAAGTGCCGCGGCTGGAAAAGATGCTGGTGCATGAGGGCGTGCACCTGTTCAAGTTCTATCTCGATATCGGCCAGGAAACCCAGCTCGAGCGCTTCCATGACCGGCGGCAAAGTCTGCTGAAATCCTGGAAGCTTTCCGACATGGACATCGCGGCACTCACCAAATGGGACGACTACACCGCAGCCCGCGACGAGATGCTGGACAAGACCAACATAGACGACGCCCCCTGGACCGTCATCCGCGCCAACGACAAACGCCGCCTGCGGCTGAACCTCATCCGCCATATTCTGACGTCTCTGGATTATGACGGTAAGGATAAAAAGGCGATTGGCGAGATAGATGACAAGATTTTGGGAAGCGGGCCTAAGTTTTTGAAGTGA
- a CDS encoding Fic family protein yields the protein MHRSSFTSNETGILVPTIQNQYAFVPAPLPPPLDFATIATCVGEALQKLGELKGACRRLTNPYILVRPLQRNEALTSSAMEGTFTTDSHLLLAEAGLETDSDDSTREVVNYLNALNASLEMLASLPISHRVIKKGHEILLSGLSSTRGAQKRPGEYKRDQNWIGGRTIDGARYVPPPPAETQKCMDDLEAYLNRDTEASAFKKLIDLALVHYQIEAIHPFADGNGRMGRMLISLMAVHNGLLDMPILYISPAMEHHKDEYIDRMFNVSAKGEWASWIHFFCERICETCTSVIVAIDRIISLHENFRALASKSSRSSNPLIIIDSLFERPVITVSEAAEKLNVTYAAAKGTIDKLIELGIVEELPGLYPKAYYSPTIMHVSRPDPLTEAEVR from the coding sequence ATGCACCGTTCATCGTTTACATCTAACGAAACAGGTATCTTGGTCCCGACTATCCAGAACCAGTATGCGTTTGTCCCTGCACCTCTCCCTCCTCCGTTGGATTTTGCGACTATTGCAACATGCGTCGGAGAAGCGCTTCAAAAATTGGGCGAATTGAAAGGCGCATGTAGGCGTCTCACCAACCCTTACATTCTTGTCCGCCCTTTACAGCGAAACGAAGCGCTCACATCATCAGCGATGGAAGGAACCTTCACCACGGACAGTCATCTACTCCTAGCGGAAGCGGGTCTGGAAACAGACAGCGACGACTCTACAAGAGAAGTAGTTAACTATCTAAACGCGTTGAATGCCTCGCTTGAGATGTTAGCATCCCTTCCTATCTCTCACCGAGTAATAAAAAAAGGCCATGAAATTCTTTTAAGTGGACTCAGTTCTACTCGTGGCGCGCAAAAGCGACCGGGAGAATATAAAAGGGATCAAAACTGGATTGGCGGCCGTACTATTGACGGCGCTCGGTATGTCCCTCCACCGCCAGCAGAAACTCAAAAATGCATGGATGACCTTGAAGCCTATCTTAATCGAGATACGGAAGCATCTGCTTTCAAAAAACTTATCGATTTAGCGCTCGTTCATTATCAAATAGAAGCCATTCATCCGTTTGCTGACGGCAATGGAAGAATGGGTAGAATGCTCATTTCACTGATGGCCGTGCATAATGGTCTGCTAGACATGCCAATCTTATATATTAGCCCCGCGATGGAGCATCATAAAGATGAATATATAGACAGAATGTTCAATGTCTCAGCAAAAGGCGAATGGGCGTCTTGGATTCACTTTTTTTGCGAACGTATTTGCGAAACATGCACCAGCGTTATCGTCGCTATCGATCGAATTATCTCACTCCATGAAAACTTTAGAGCACTCGCATCCAAATCCAGTCGCTCTTCAAATCCGTTGATTATAATCGATTCTCTTTTTGAGAGACCTGTGATTACAGTTAGTGAAGCAGCAGAGAAACTAAACGTGACCTATGCAGCAGCAAAGGGAACAATCGATAAACTAATCGAACTCGGTATAGTAGAGGAACTACCTGGGCTCTACCCGAAGGCATATTATTCACCAACCATCATGCATGTAAGTCGACCGGACCCTCTAACGGAGGCCGAAGTGCGTTGA
- a CDS encoding substrate-binding domain-containing protein: MNIVKLSAAALVASVAFAGAASARDQIQVAGSSTVLPYAKIVAESFAEAFPNFKAPVVESGGTGGGLKAFCSGVGEGTIDIANASRPIKADELAACKSAGVADVQEVKIGYDGIVFAMDSSNKDVKLEPKDLYLGLAAEVVKDGKLVANPYKKWSEINKELPDVAIAAYIPGSKHGTREVFEEKIMADGCKEAKATDAIKGLVPDAKQAAAKCIAVRKDGAAVDIDGDYTETLARIAANKTGVGVFGLAFYENNKDKLKVATVSGVVPSTETVASGKYPVSRPLFFYVKKAHLGVIPGLKEYVEFFTSDEMIGPDSPLANYGLVAAPEAERKEIRAKFEAGTTM; the protein is encoded by the coding sequence ATGAATATCGTTAAATTGTCCGCAGCAGCTCTGGTGGCTTCCGTTGCCTTCGCAGGTGCCGCTTCTGCTCGCGACCAGATCCAGGTTGCCGGTTCCTCCACGGTTCTGCCTTACGCAAAGATCGTTGCTGAAAGCTTCGCTGAAGCATTCCCGAACTTCAAGGCTCCTGTTGTTGAGTCCGGCGGCACGGGCGGTGGTCTGAAGGCATTCTGCTCCGGCGTTGGTGAAGGCACCATCGACATCGCGAACGCTTCGCGCCCAATCAAGGCTGATGAGCTTGCAGCTTGCAAGTCCGCTGGCGTTGCAGACGTTCAGGAAGTCAAGATCGGCTATGACGGTATCGTTTTCGCCATGGACTCGTCCAACAAGGACGTGAAGCTCGAGCCTAAGGATCTGTATCTCGGTCTCGCCGCTGAAGTCGTCAAGGATGGCAAGCTCGTTGCCAACCCTTACAAGAAGTGGTCCGAAATCAACAAGGAACTGCCGGACGTAGCAATCGCTGCCTACATCCCTGGCTCCAAGCACGGCACGCGCGAAGTCTTCGAAGAGAAGATCATGGCTGACGGCTGCAAGGAAGCCAAGGCAACCGACGCGATCAAGGGTCTGGTTCCAGATGCCAAGCAGGCTGCTGCAAAGTGCATCGCAGTTCGCAAGGACGGCGCTGCTGTCGACATCGACGGCGACTACACCGAAACGCTTGCTCGTATCGCTGCAAACAAGACCGGCGTTGGCGTATTCGGCCTCGCTTTCTACGAAAACAACAAGGACAAGCTGAAGGTTGCAACCGTCAGCGGCGTCGTTCCTTCCACGGAAACCGTTGCTTCCGGCAAGTACCCTGTTTCTCGCCCGCTGTTCTTCTACGTCAAGAAGGCTCACCTCGGCGTGATCCCTGGCCTGAAGGAATATGTTGAGTTCTTCACGTCCGACGAAATGATCGGCCCTGACTCTCCGCTGGCTAACTACGGCCTGGTTGCTGCTCCAGAAGCTGAGCGCAAGGAAATCCGCGCCAAGTTCGAAGCCGGCACCACCATGTAA
- a CDS encoding bifunctional rhamnulose-1-phosphate aldolase/short-chain dehydrogenase, whose amino-acid sequence MGQSRLLENRWDDAYAAKLNEPGKLLYRSNLLGADKRITNYGGGNTSAKVLETDPLTGEKVRVMWVKGSGGDVGTIKLDGFATLYMEKLEALKGIYKGVEDEDRMVGFLPHCTFNLNPRAASIDTPLHGFVPFDHVDHMHPDAIIAIAASKNSKELTQQIFGEDIGWLPWRRPGFQLGLDLEAFVKANPNAKGVVLESHGLFTWDNDAKKCYELTLAIINKAIEWFARETEGKTIFGGAVAKTLPQEERRAIAARLMPEIRGRIGRDERKLGHFDDQDAVLEFVNSAQLKPLGSLGTSCPDHFLRTKIRPLILDLDTSKPDVDALLAGLDKALEDYRADYTRYYESCKHDNSPKIRDPNPVIFLIPGVGMFSFAKDKATARIAGEFYVNAINVMRGASTVSEYQGLPEQEAFDIEYWLLEEAKLQRMPKPKSLAGRVAFITGGAGGIGRATAERLASEGACVVLADIDEGALETTKGDFEKRYSTDAVRTVKLDVTKEDAVLSAFTEASVEFGGVDILVSNAGIASSAPVEDTTLAMWNKNIDILATGYFLVSREAFRLFRRQKLGGNVVFVASKNGLASSPNASAYCTAKAAEIHLARCLALEGADAGIRVNTVNPDAVLRGSKIWNGEWREQRAASSKIEVDDLEEHYRKRSMLKLNVFPEDIAEAIYFLASDVSAKSTGNIINVDAGNAQSFTR is encoded by the coding sequence ATGGGACAATCCCGTCTTCTCGAAAACCGCTGGGACGATGCTTACGCGGCAAAGCTGAACGAGCCGGGAAAGCTGCTCTATCGCTCCAACCTGCTGGGCGCAGACAAGCGCATCACCAATTACGGCGGTGGCAACACCTCCGCCAAGGTACTGGAAACCGATCCGCTGACGGGCGAAAAGGTCCGCGTCATGTGGGTCAAGGGTTCCGGCGGTGATGTCGGCACCATCAAGCTGGATGGCTTTGCCACGCTCTACATGGAAAAGCTGGAAGCGCTGAAGGGCATCTACAAGGGTGTGGAAGATGAAGACCGCATGGTCGGCTTCTTGCCCCATTGCACCTTCAATCTCAACCCGCGCGCCGCCTCCATCGACACACCTTTGCATGGTTTCGTCCCTTTCGATCATGTCGATCACATGCACCCGGATGCGATCATCGCCATCGCCGCTTCGAAGAATTCGAAGGAACTGACGCAACAGATTTTCGGTGAGGACATCGGCTGGCTACCATGGCGTCGCCCCGGCTTCCAGCTGGGTCTCGATCTCGAAGCCTTCGTGAAAGCCAACCCCAACGCCAAGGGCGTCGTGCTGGAAAGCCACGGCCTCTTCACCTGGGATAATGACGCGAAAAAGTGCTACGAACTGACGCTCGCCATCATCAACAAGGCCATAGAGTGGTTTGCCAGGGAAACCGAAGGCAAGACCATCTTCGGCGGTGCTGTCGCCAAGACGTTGCCGCAGGAAGAGCGCCGCGCCATCGCCGCCCGCCTGATGCCGGAAATCCGTGGCCGCATTGGCCGCGATGAGCGCAAGCTCGGCCATTTCGATGATCAGGATGCCGTGCTGGAATTCGTCAACTCCGCGCAGTTGAAACCGCTAGGCAGCCTCGGCACCTCCTGCCCGGACCACTTTCTGCGCACCAAAATCCGCCCGCTGATCCTCGATCTCGACACATCCAAGCCGGATGTGGATGCGCTGCTCGCCGGTCTGGACAAGGCGCTGGAGGACTACCGCGCCGATTACACTCGCTATTACGAGAGTTGCAAACACGATAATTCGCCGAAAATCCGCGATCCTAATCCCGTCATCTTCCTCATCCCCGGCGTTGGCATGTTCTCCTTCGCCAAGGACAAGGCGACGGCCCGCATCGCCGGTGAGTTCTACGTCAACGCCATCAACGTCATGCGTGGCGCTTCCACCGTGTCCGAATATCAGGGCCTTCCCGAACAGGAAGCTTTCGATATCGAATACTGGCTGCTGGAAGAGGCGAAGCTTCAACGTATGCCCAAGCCCAAGAGCCTCGCAGGCCGCGTCGCCTTCATCACCGGCGGTGCCGGTGGCATCGGTCGCGCCACGGCGGAGCGCTTGGCAAGCGAAGGCGCCTGCGTCGTGCTGGCCGATATCGATGAGGGCGCTCTGGAAACGACCAAGGGCGATTTCGAAAAGCGTTACAGCACCGATGCCGTCCGCACCGTGAAGCTGGACGTGACCAAGGAAGATGCGGTCCTTTCCGCATTCACCGAGGCCAGCGTCGAATTCGGCGGCGTCGATATCCTCGTCTCCAACGCAGGCATCGCCTCATCCGCGCCGGTGGAAGATACCACGCTTGCCATGTGGAACAAGAATATCGACATTCTCGCGACAGGTTATTTCCTCGTCTCGCGCGAAGCCTTCCGCCTGTTCCGCCGCCAGAAGCTCGGCGGCAACGTCGTCTTCGTTGCCTCCAAGAACGGCCTTGCTTCTTCGCCCAACGCATCCGCCTATTGCACGGCAAAGGCCGCGGAAATCCATCTCGCCCGCTGCCTCGCACTGGAAGGCGCAGACGCCGGCATCCGCGTCAACACGGTCAACCCGGATGCGGTTCTGCGTGGCTCGAAAATCTGGAACGGCGAGTGGCGCGAGCAGCGTGCGGCGTCCTCTAAGATCGAGGTGGACGATCTCGAGGAACATTACCGCAAGCGCTCCATGCTGAAGCTGAACGTGTTCCCGGAGGATATAGCGGAGGCGATCTACTTCCTGGCCTCGGACGTATCGGCAAAGTCTACCGGCAATATTATCAATGTCGATGCGGGGAATGCGCAGAGCTTTACGCGGTGA
- the rhaI gene encoding L-rhamnose catabolism isomerase gives MTELRIAADIVAHENEQREKAHSADYAALGEHLSRRNIDIDAITRKVSEFFVAVPSWGVGTGGTRFARFPGKGEPRGIFDKLDDCAVINQLTAATPTVSLHIPWDKQDPARLKSHASALGLGFDAMNSNTFSDSADQKHSYKYGSLSHTDAATRQQAVEHNIECIEIGNALGSKALTVWIGDGSNFPGQSNFTRSFERYLDGMAQIYKALPDDWRIFSEHKMYEPAFYSTVVQDWGTNYLIANTLGEKAFCLVDLGHHAPNTNIEMIVARLIQFGKLGGFHFNDSKYGDDDLDAGAIEPYRLFLVFNELVDADHRGVKGFHPAHMIDQSHNVTDPIESLISSANEIRRAYAQALLVDRTALESFQQENDALMASDTLKRAYRTDVEPILAEARKRANAAIDPIATYRASGYRAKVASERPESKAGSGGII, from the coding sequence ATGACGGAATTGAGGATTGCGGCGGATATCGTCGCCCACGAAAACGAACAGCGTGAAAAAGCCCACAGCGCGGATTACGCGGCGCTGGGCGAGCACCTGTCCCGCCGCAACATCGATATAGATGCGATCACACGCAAAGTCTCCGAATTCTTCGTCGCGGTCCCGTCCTGGGGCGTCGGCACCGGCGGCACGCGCTTTGCCCGCTTCCCCGGTAAAGGCGAGCCACGCGGCATTTTCGACAAGCTGGATGATTGCGCCGTCATCAACCAACTGACCGCCGCAACACCCACCGTCTCGCTCCATATTCCATGGGACAAGCAAGACCCGGCGCGCCTAAAGTCGCACGCAAGCGCGCTCGGCCTCGGCTTCGACGCCATGAATTCCAACACCTTTTCGGACAGCGCGGACCAGAAGCATTCCTACAAATACGGCTCGCTCAGCCACACCGATGCCGCCACGCGCCAACAGGCGGTCGAACATAACATCGAATGTATCGAGATCGGCAACGCGCTTGGCTCGAAAGCACTGACCGTGTGGATCGGCGATGGCTCCAACTTCCCCGGCCAGAGCAATTTCACCAGAAGCTTCGAGCGCTATCTCGATGGCATGGCGCAAATCTACAAGGCGCTGCCGGATGACTGGCGCATCTTCTCCGAACACAAGATGTACGAGCCTGCCTTCTACTCGACGGTGGTGCAGGATTGGGGCACGAACTACCTCATCGCCAACACGCTCGGCGAAAAGGCCTTCTGCCTCGTAGATCTCGGCCACCACGCGCCCAACACCAACATCGAAATGATCGTCGCCCGCCTCATCCAGTTCGGCAAGCTCGGCGGTTTTCATTTCAACGACAGCAAATATGGCGACGACGATCTGGATGCGGGCGCAATCGAACCCTACCGCCTCTTCCTCGTCTTCAATGAGCTGGTGGATGCGGACCATCGCGGCGTAAAAGGCTTCCACCCCGCCCACATGATCGACCAGTCACACAACGTGACCGACCCTATCGAAAGCCTGATCTCCAGCGCCAACGAAATCCGCCGCGCCTACGCTCAAGCCCTGCTGGTGGACCGCACCGCGCTTGAAAGCTTCCAGCAGGAAAACGATGCCCTCATGGCATCCGACACACTGAAACGCGCGTACCGAACCGACGTGGAACCCATTTTGGCCGAAGCCCGCAAACGCGCCAACGCCGCCATAGACCCCATCGCCACCTACCGCGCCAGCGGCTACCGCGCAAAGGTCGCTTCCGAGCGCCCCGAATCCAAGGCTGGCAGCGGCGGCATCATCTAA